A segment of the Stegostoma tigrinum isolate sSteTig4 chromosome 27, sSteTig4.hap1, whole genome shotgun sequence genome:
gcctcctgcagtgccacaatgatgccacccgaaggttgcaggaacagcaactcatattccgcctgggaaccctgcagccatatggtatcaatgtggacttcaccagtttcaaaatctccccttcccctactgcatccctaaaccagcccagttcgtcccctccccccactgcaccacacaaccagcccagctcttccccccccacccactgcatcccaaaaccagtccaacctgtctctgcctccctaaccggttcttcctctcacccatcccttcctcccaccccaagccgcacccccatctacctactaacctcatcccacctccttgacctgtccgtcttccctggactgacctatcccctccctacctccccacctatactctctccacctatcttctttactctccatcttcggtccgcctccccctctctccctatttattccagttccctctccccatccccctctctgatgaagggtctaggcccgaaacgtcagcttttgtgctcctgagatgctgcttggcctgctgtgttcatccagcctcacattttattatcttggaattctccagcatctgcagttcccattatctctaatttagAGTATCTGttgggcatggacgagttgaactgaagggtccgtttctgtgctgtacagctctgattctataaaacatttaaaactaaATCGCAAAAGTACTTGTCTGAAGTTGCTGACTTTCTCCACGCTTGTTTTCTCTGTATGATTTGtttttgaataaaaatctgcTTGAATACACACATGTTGTTGTTCAGTTCTAACTCAAATTTTGTCATGTCATGTTTTGAGAATGAAAGGTGCACTGATGGCAAGAGACATTAAAGTGACTAATGAGTCTGCTTTTTTCCCCCCTAAATTACTACCAGAAATTTCAGCTTCTAGCTAGAGAGTTGTGTGTCACCTGCCAAAAAACTGTCTATCCAATGGAGCGTCTTGTTGCAAACCAGCAGGTGTTTCATAATTTCTGCTTCCGCTGCAGCCACTGCAACACTAAGCTGAGGTGAGGATTCTGGTTTCAAGTGACTCTGGGTTCTACATTATTTTTGGGTCCAAGTTTTTTTGATTTGCAAACCATTTTGAGCTTAATTTTGGGTATGAAATGACTAAATTATGTTTTGAAAGGTTTCTGAACTGTTCTTGCACTGAAAACTGCTAACACCCTCCACTCCACACCCGACCATACCACCTGAAACCAGTAGCTTGGTTAGTAAAAGAACCATGTGCAACCCATACAGAGTAGGAGGCCCAGTCTCTGGTTGATCCTCAACAGGCAGCAGAACCTTGCAGCTGAACTGCTGGGTTCCTACTTGTGATAATGCCACATTTTCTCAGCAGAAGTTGTTGGTTTGTGTCTAATAAAAGAGAGAGCAGAATTTATCTTGCTGTAATATACTACCCATCCCCTGCATATGCAGAGAACTGTATAGTTTCCCAACAACAGTCATAATCCAGACTGCTGAATTTCTTTTGGTCGGCATTTATCATTATTGTCATCCCATGATGGTATCCAACAGACAAACAAACAGAGTAACTTCTTCGTAGAACACGACAGCACAGGGGCTTagaggttagcattgctgccccacagtgccagggactcgggttcaatgccaccctcgggagaatgggtgactgtgtggagtttgcacagtgtctgtgtgggtttcctctgcagcTCTGGTTTCTtgcacagttcaaagatgtgcaggttagatggattggccatgctaaattacccagagatgtttaggttaggtgggaatgtgggaaatgccaggggtaggggcatgggtctggatgggatggtctttacaggggtggtgtggacttgttgggccaaatggcctgtctccacactagGGGTTCTACGATTCTTCTGTGATGAAATCCACTTGCAGAATGGTAGACTGTACAACTGCACACATTATAAATGACCAATTGAAGCCTTCTCGTGCATGCTTTAGCCTTCAGaagtttaaacatttttaaatttcttttgcacaGCATTGGGAATTTTGCTTCACTACATGGGAATGTGTACTGCAAGCCACACTTCAGCCAGCTCTTCAAATCCAAAGGTAATTATGACGAGGGATTTGGTCATAAGCCACACAAGGAGCTGTGGATGGCCAAAACTGAGTGTGACACTACAGAACACAAGAATGAAGTTGCCACGAATAAATCTGAGACCAAAACTGAGGACTCTGGAGTAGATGAGCTTTCCATACTCAAGGTAGGTGTTTTGGCTGCCAGCATGGAGGCCTTAGTTACTAGTACTCCACCAGAAAAGATGGAGAAACCTGTTGAaacaagaaaattaaaaatagCTTGGCCACCACCTAATGAAGCAGTTAGTAAAGGAATTGGCTCTTCTGAAGAGAGCCTCCGAGTTAACAAACCAAAATGGCCTCCAGAGGATGATTTCCAACACCTGACCAAGAGAAACTCTGAATTCATTGGTACGTCCAGACTGAGGCGAAGCGCTTCTCTGAAAGAACGATGTAGACCATTTACCATTGCTGCACCTCTGAGACCTATAGCCATTAAAGAGCCAGGAAGAAATCCATCTGCTAAAAATACAACACAGGATCTGATCATTAAAGAAAGAGAAGCCAAAAGACAGACTGATGAATGGAAGAATGAACAAGAGTCAACTCTGGAAAATGAGCATGAGCAACCAGTGACTACTGAGCTCAAGGGCATGCAAGATGATTTGGTGACTGAAAAGGTTGTAGAAGTGAAAAGCAACAAAAAGCTGCTTCAAGATAAGGATGTAGAGGAACTTCACCTCCACAAGGAAGAGGCCAGAGAACCTGACTTTCTGGAGTGTGAGGAGCAGAAATCCAATCAAAAAATGGTTGAATTGCAAACTTCTGGAGAGACAGTTAGCTCAAATGAGCATGTTCCAGAGAATGAGAGAAAACTGGAAGATATTGGTTTTTGGGATGGGGATGAAACTGAAGTGgagggattctccagcatctgcagttcccattatctctaaccaatgtcgtgtacagctgcaacatgacatcccaactccaatacacaatgcactgaccaataaagggaagtgtgccaaatgccttcttcacaaccctgtctatCTGTATCCTTCTTGCATTAAACAGATATCTTTCCACTGacttttgtattttctgtaaATTTGGCCACAGTACATTAATTTCCGTTCTTCAAGTTACTAATATATTTGTAAACGATTTTGGTGCCAACACTAATATCTGTGGGACTCCGCTGGTCATgagtcaccaacctgaaaaataaCCCTTTATCCCTATTTCCTGATTAGCTGATTATCTATCTATACCAATATATCACCTCCAACACTGTTGGCTCTTATATTAtggcttaaccttttgtgaggtatttTGACAAACACCTTTTGCAAATCCAAATACACAACATCTACTGGTTTCCCACTGTCCATTCTGGTTGAAACTTCCTCAAAAATGACTTAGTCAGACAGAATttccctttgatgaagccatgctgattctgcttgattagattatgacttTACATGTGTTCTGATACTAGTTCCTTAATAagtgattccaatacttttccaacaagAATATTAGGCTAATCTACCTAAAAGTACCCCCTTTTTGCCTCCATCCCATTTTGAATTGAGGTGTCACATTGGTAGCTTTCAAATCCACTGGTACCTCTCtagaatccaaggatttttggaaaattacaaccaatgcatccactatctctgtagctacctcttttaaGATCTGAGGATGCAAACCATCAGGACCAGGATGCCTTCCACCCCATTGGTTGTCTAATACTACTTCTGTAGTGGTGGCGATGGTACTTCATTCCTCCCccatattctttatttttaatggaATGTTTGAAACAATATCCACGGTGAGGCCTGATGCAAATTTTCTAATTCCTCTTCCATTTTCTTGTTCAAGGATAATAATTAATGCAGGTAATAAGTTTAATTGTTTAAAAACGTATTTCAACAAATGAGGAATCAAGGTAAGAAAATTTAACACTTATAGTAATTTGGTGCAATTCATTTTGGTTGTGATGCACCAAGCAAGTGTATTCTAGGCTGATATTTTCAGGATTTCCATGTTTCCTTCACTGTTTGGGAATAAAGACTCAAAAGGTTTCATCAGTAGCATTTGTGACAGCATAAAATGAGTTGTTTCTGATTTACCTATCCTTAGTCTCTCTCAGGATGTTCAATTTGCTTCTGGATACTGAAGCATGAGTAATCCTAATACAGCTGGACCTAAATTTGTCTGCATGTCTCATCCCCAAATTCAAACACAAGACTATTCCTGGATGATTGCTTAAATATTCAATAAAGGCTAACTGACCAAAAATAAGCCCACATACTTCTATGCAATCTCTAAAaaccattcaaaacaaaaaaaagtcctgcctttttcagatttaaatttactAAGTAGAAATAAAATATCACAGAACTGTTATGATGCAGATGGAGGCTATTCGGCCAATTATGCCTCCAGTTTTATTGCCTTGTGCCAATCTCCTACCATTTC
Coding sequences within it:
- the LOC132211010 gene encoding LIM domain and actin-binding protein 1-like, translated to MSLLFSPLNYYQKFQLLARELCVTCQKTVYPMERLVANQQVFHNFCFRCSHCNTKLSIGNFASLHGNVYCKPHFSQLFKSKGNYDEGFGHKPHKELWMAKTECDTTEHKNEVATNKSETKTEDSGVDELSILKVGVLAASMEALVTSTPPEKMEKPVETRKLKIAWPPPNEAVSKGIGSSEESLRVNKPKWPPEDDFQHLTKRNSEFIGTSRLRRSASLKERCRPFTIAAPLRPIAIKEPGRNPSAKNTTQDLIIKEREAKRQTDEWKNEQESTLENEHEQPVTTELKGMQDDLVTEKVVEVKSNKKLLQDKDVEELHLHKEEAREPDFLECEEQKSNQKMVELQTSGETVSSNEHVPENERKLEDIGFWDGDETEVEGFSSICR